GCCGGAACAGAAGAACTTTTCATCGCTCAGCTTTTCCGTGATATCCGTCACCTGCAGGTCGAATACCTGCGCCGCGAATTTCCATGACTGGTTGAACATCACCAGCCGGCCGCCGTCTTCGACGAAGGCTTTAAGATGCCGGATCTCTTTTTTGCCCAGCCCGCTCCTGTACTTTTCCGGAATATCCGTGAAGATCCAGCGCCGGTAGCGCTCCGGGATATCGCCCCGGATCATGTGCGGCGAATCGTCGGCAAATACAATCACATCGAATCGCCTGCGCAGGCGGTCTTTGGCGAAATCGGTATCCCGCATGGAGGTATGGGGGAATTGGAAGGTGTCGAACAGGAACCGCGTCCAGCCTTCGTCCATGTTGCCGCCCCAATACCTGCGGTACATGCCCGTCCGCGCCCGCTGCAAGGTTCGGACCTCCGTCCGGGGCACATACGGTATGGCCCGGAAATCCACGCCCGTCTCGGTTGCGGCCCGCCTCATCAACTCGGCATCCGCGGAAAAAACGATGAAATCACCCCGGCGCAACAGCTCCGTGCCGGTGTGTACGCGCGCAATTTCGGCTCCGCCTTCCAGCAGCATGTTCGCGGCTTTATAAGCCGCGTTGAGCCGGCCGTCCAGGGCCCAAACCTCACCATCTACATCCACCCGTCCCCGGGGCAGGATCTCTCCCGTGAGCTTCTTTGCCGGGGGCATCTCTTCCAGTTTCACTGCTTCGGAACCGACGCCCATGAACTCGTTCATGGTATGGGTGGACAGATCATAGGGGCGCATAATAGAGCCGTCCCGGTCCCGGGTCCAGTCATTGTCCACATACCGGGTCTGCATGAGCAGGTTCCGGATCAGCCCCATCTTGGGCTGAGCCAGGGGAATAATGAAGGAGCCTCCCCTAAAAAGGCGGCGGCCGGAAATGAAATCCTCTTGGGCTTTTCGGATCTCGATGCCCGATTTCATCAGGGTGTTGATCATGATCACCGCGGTCAGGGAATCGTGCTGCCCGGCCGGCACGATGACGGCGTTCACGTCTCCATCGGCTCCGCGTTGGATCTGTCGTTGGGCTTTGAGCACGGCGCCGCTGAGCACCGCTTCGCGGTTGCGGGCCGCGTGGTCCAGCAACGCCACGGCCGCGATGTGGATCTGTTCCACAATGTCTTTAAGACGCCACCAGCCGCCCTTCCAGGGGCTGGGAAATGTGGACTGGGCCTCGTATTCGGGAAACTGCCGACTGCCGCCCTTGAGCTGTTCGGGATGGACGTAGAGGGGTGAGGCGAGCCGGGCGCTTGCCGATTCGGTGAGCATGCCCGCGATGTTGTGAAAGGGGGTGATCCAATGCCAGCCGAAATGGCCCCACCCCGGGAACAGGGCGTCGTTGATCACGCCTTTGATTTCACTTTCTTCCAGTTTGTGGGCGATGTGGGCGCCGTACCAGCTGATCTCGCGCCAGATCAGGGGATCCGCGTGGGGCCGGATCGGTTCGCAATAGGGCGGCACGTAAAACCGGGGCCCGTAACTTCCCATCTGGTGATGGTCCAGGTAGGCCTGGGGCGGCCACTCCACGAACATGACCCGGGCCGCGTATCGGGATTCCGCCATGTTGAGGAAATCACCGTCCCGGTTGGTGTCGTGCCCGATGTACTTGTGATAGAGCCAGGGCATGGATATGCCCTCATGGTCTGTGCCCTTGCAGGCATTGTACCAATCATGGACCATGATGTCACCGTCGGGGTTGAAGCAGGGGATCATGAAAAAAAGCACGTTGTCCAGGATGCGCCGGGTCTGCTCATCCCCTCCGGATACCAGGGCATGGGCGATGCCCGGCGCCGACTGGGTCCCGCCCACTTCACTGGAGTGCAGACCCATGGACTGGCAGATCACGGCTTTTCCTTTTGCTATATAGGATTCCAGGGTTTTGTCGTCGAATCCCCGGGGATCACTGAGGGCCCGGTTGATTTTCTGCAGTTCGTCAAGGTTGGCCAGGTTATCCGGCGATGAGATGATGAGCACCAGGAAGGGATGGCCCATGGTGGAGGGCCCCATGTGCATGACCCGGATGCGGTCGCTGCTCTTTTCCAGCGCGTAAAAG
The DNA window shown above is from Candidatus Aminicenantes bacterium and carries:
- a CDS encoding peptidase M14 family protein, with the protein product MRFCRAIITLFLFVAVLTTTPAAAQAAIPSPEAYFGVKPGTDRELIHWRDMVKYFYALEKSSDRIRVMHMGPSTMGHPFLVLIISSPDNLANLDELQKINRALSDPRGFDDKTLESYIAKGKAVICQSMGLHSSEVGGTQSAPGIAHALVSGGDEQTRRILDNVLFFMIPCFNPDGDIMVHDWYNACKGTDHEGISMPWLYHKYIGHDTNRDGDFLNMAESRYAARVMFVEWPPQAYLDHHQMGSYGPRFYVPPYCEPIRPHADPLIWREISWYGAHIAHKLEESEIKGVINDALFPGWGHFGWHWITPFHNIAGMLTESASARLASPLYVHPEQLKGGSRQFPEYEAQSTFPSPWKGGWWRLKDIVEQIHIAAVALLDHAARNREAVLSGAVLKAQRQIQRGADGDVNAVIVPAGQHDSLTAVIMINTLMKSGIEIRKAQEDFISGRRLFRGGSFIIPLAQPKMGLIRNLLMQTRYVDNDWTRDRDGSIMRPYDLSTHTMNEFMGVGSEAVKLEEMPPAKKLTGEILPRGRVDVDGEVWALDGRLNAAYKAANMLLEGGAEIARVHTGTELLRRGDFIVFSADAELMRRAATETGVDFRAIPYVPRTEVRTLQRARTGMYRRYWGGNMDEGWTRFLFDTFQFPHTSMRDTDFAKDRLRRRFDVIVFADDSPHMIRGDIPERYRRWIFTDIPEKYRSGLGKKEIRHLKAFVEDGGRLVMFNQSWKFAAQVFDLQVTDITEKLSDEKFFCSGSTIRAEFDTRHPLAAGMPAGGLVLFTGSPVFEIV